ACCATAATCGGGAGTTTGACGGCAAGAAAAAGAGGAATAAATCGGTTCTTGCCGTGCCCATTAATTAGACAGGTAAAAAAGGGCTCAAGCGGCAGGCGTTTGACTGTGTCTTGCCTATAATTATGCTAGACTTTGTTTTTTATTTTTGATGACTATCCTCCATGACAGAGACGGTAAAAACTCAGGACGAGATTGTTCAAACCCTGGATGCGCTTCGCAAGAAAATCAGACAATATGATTACCATTATTACGTGCTCGATAATCCGTTGGTGCCGGACAGTGAATACGACCGTTGCTTTAAAAATCTACAACAATTGGAAAAACAATACCCTCAACTGGTCACGCCGGATTCCCCAACGCAGCGCATAGGCGGCCATGCCGCTGTCGCCTTTGAACCGGTTGCCCATCGCGTCCCGATGTTATCCCTCGGCAACGTGTTTAGCGATGATGAATTGCGCGCTTTTTTCAAACGGATCGCCGATCGCCTCGCGTGTGATCCGGCGGGTCTGGTGTTTACCTGTGAATTGAAGCTTGATGGCCTGGCGGTCAATCTGACCTATGAGCACGGCTTGCTGGTGTCTGCAGCCACTCGCGGCGACGGCGCCGTCGGTGAAAACATCACCAATAACATCAAAACCATTGCCGCAGTTCCCCTGAAACTGCAGAGTCCCAATCCGCCGGCGCTCGTGGAAATTCGCGGGGAAGTCTACATGCCCAAAGCCGGTTTTGAAGCGATGAATGACAAAGCGAGGCAGGCGGGAGAAAAAACCTTTGCCAACCCACGCAACGCGGCGGCCGGCAGTCTGCGCCAGCTTAACGCGGCCATTACCGCAAGCCGTCCCCTGGCGATCTATTGTTACGGCATTGGCGAATGCCAGGGCGCGTCGTTACCTGACACCCATTTTGAGCAGTTGCAATGGCTTAAAACGATGGGGTTTCGCGTGTCGCCAGAGAGCCAGCGGGTCATTGGCATTGACGGTTGTCTTGACTATTATCATGCCATGGCCAGACGACGGGAGGCCTTACCCTATGAAATTGATGGCGTGGTCTATAAGCTTGACAGCATTCCCTTGCAGAAAAAACTCGGCTTTGTGGCGCGTGCGCCACGTTTTGCCTGCGCTCACAAATACCCGGCGCAGGAAGAAATGACCCAACTCATCGCCGTTGATTTTCAGGTCGGCCGCACCGGTGCCCTGACGCCAGTGGCGCGTTTGCAACCCGTGACTGTTTCCGGCGTGACCGTCAGCAATGCTACCCTGCATAACATGGATGAAATCAAGCGCAAGGACATCCATCTTGGCGATACGGTCATCATTCGCCGCGCCGGTGATGTGATTCCAGAGGTCGTGTCCGTGGTGATGGAAAAACGCCCTGGCGACCTCAAACCCATTGAACTGCCAGCGCATTGCCCGGTTTGTGGGGCGGATGTGGTCCGGGAAGAGGGGGAAGCCGTGGCCCGTTGCACGGGAGGATTGTTCTGCGGGGCGCAGTTAAAACGAATGATCTGGCATTTCGCATCGCGGCGTGCCATGGGTATTGATGGGCTTGGGCGTGTGATCATTGATCAATTGGTGGAGGAGAAATTAATTCTGGATGTGGGCGATCTCTATACGCTTGATGTGATGCAGGTTGCCGCCTTGCCGCGCATGGGGCTTAAATCCGCGGAAAATTTAGTGCAATCCCTGGAAAAAAGCAAAACCACGACCTTTCGTCGTTTCCTGTATGCGCTGGGCATTCGTGAAGTGGGTGAAGTCAGCGCCCAGGTTCTGGCGGATGAATTTCAAAGCATTGACAACCTCAAAGCCGCAACGATGGAGCAATTGCTGGTGCTCAAGGACATTGGCCCGGTGGTCGCCCACCATGTGGTGCAGTTTTTTGCCCAGGCGCATAATGTCCTGGTGATTGACAAATTATTAGCCGCCGGCATTCACTGGCCGATTGCCAGTCCGAAAACCGTGGACAATAGCCACCCGTTCTTTGGTAAAACGGTTGTCCTGACTGGCACGTTAAGCAGCATGGGTCGTGAGGATGCCAAAGCCAGGCTTCATGCGGTAGGTGCCAAAGTCACAGGCAGCGTGTCAGCAAAAACCGACTTCGTCATTGCCGGCGTTGAGGCAGGCTCCAAACTCGATAAAGCCATGGATCTTGGGGTTACCGTACTCAATGAGCAGGAATTTCTTGACCGGCTGTCTTGACTAAAGCAGTCGGTGCTCCCATCATAGTATCGGATAATCAGGCATTTAAGAAAGGATTCATCATTTGAACATACTACGCAAAAGCAGCTTACTTTTGTCATGTATCTTCCTGTTGTTGACGCCGTCTGCCTGGTGCTTCGTCCTGAATGATCCTTATCCAGACAATGAATCGCAGGAAAAGGTGTATTATTCTTCCTTTGCGGAGCAGCCGAAAACCCTTGATCCTGCACGTTCCTACTCCAGTAATGAATACCAATTCATCGGGCAGATTTACGAGCCGCCGCTTAAATACGATTACCTGAAACGACCTTATGAATTGATACCGCGCAGTGCAGCGGCTATGCCCGTTGTCCGTTACCTCGATAAAGACCATAACCCCCTGCCTGGGGCAGATGCCAGCAAGACGGCTTACAGTGTCTATACCATTCAGATTAAGCCCGGCATTTTCTATCAACCGCACCCAGCCCTGGCTAAAGACAAGAGCGGACAGCCGCTGTATCTTGATTTGCCGGCAGACTACCTTGAAGAGAACGACATCAGCAAATTGTCGGATTTTCCCAAGACCGGAACGCGGGAATTGATTGCCGATGATTTTATTTATGAAATCAAACGGCTGGCATCGCCCGCTGTGAGTTCGTCCATTTACGGGTTGATGAGTGAACACATCGTCGGCTTTAAAGCCTTTGCTGCTTCGCTGCCGCCAGTCAAGCGCGGGGTATTTCTTGATTTGCGCAAGTACCCGCTTGAAGGCGTTAAAAAAATCGATGATTACACCTTTGAAATCACCTTGAAGGGGCAATACCCGCAATTTTTATTCTGGTTGGCCATGCCCTTTTTTTCGCCCATTCCCTGGGAGGCGGATCAATTCTACAGCCAGCCCGACATGGATGATAAAAATCTGACCTTTGATTGGTATCCCATCGGTACTGGCCCGTTCATGCTGATTGAAAACAATCCGAACCGGCAGATGGTTTTGCAGAAAAATCCTCACTATAGCCAGGAGATTTTCAGCGGCGAGGGCAGCGAAGAAGACAGGCAGGCTGGCTATCTCAACCACCTGGGTCAACCGTTGCCACTGATTGACAAGGCCATTTACACCCTGGAAAAAGAAACCATCCCGCGTTGGAATAAATTCCTGCAAGGCTATTATGATTTATCCGGTATTTCTGCCGACAGTTTTGATCAGGCCATTCAGATAGGTGATTCCGGCGAACCCTCGCTGACTGAAAGCATGAAAGAAAAACGGATTCGCCTCACCCAAACCATTGATCCCACCATTTATTATCTGGGCTTTAACATGCTGGATCCTGTGGTCGGCGGGTCTGGCGAAAGGGCCAGGAAATTACGGTTGGCTATTTCCATTGCGGTTAATTTTGATGAAAACATTGCTATCTTCTTTAATGGCCGCGGCCAGGCGGCACAGGGGCCCATCCCACCGGGAATATTCGGTTACCGTGAGGGCAAGGAAGGCATCAACCCCTACGTTTACACCTGGGATGGCAAGGCTCCGCAACGCCGCACCATCGAAGAAGCCCGCGCGCTGATGCGTCAGGCGGGGTACCCGGACGGGATTAATCCTGAAACCGGACGGCATTTAATTCTGCATTATGATGTGCCGGTCGCTGGAGGGCCTGACGACAAGGCAGTGCTCGACTGGATGATTAAGCAATTCGCTAAAATTGGCATTGATTTAAACATTCGGGGAACACAATACAATCGCTTTCAGGAAAAAATGCGTGATGGCAATGCCCAGATTTTCAGTTGGGGGTGGAATGCCGACTACCCCGATCCTGAGAATTTTTTATTTATGCTGTATGGTCAAAACGGCAAGGTGAAGTATGGCGGAGAAAACGCGGCGAATTATGAGAACAAAGAGTATGATCGTTTGTTTGATGAGATGAAAAACAGACCCAGCGATGACGAGCGTATGAAACTCATTGATCGCATGGTGGACATTGTCCGGCATGACGCGCCCTGGGCTTTCGGCATTAACAGCGAAACCATGACCTTGTCGCATCAGTGGATTTCGCCTACCAAGCCCGGTGCCTTTAATGTGGATTTGCTGAAGTATTTGTCGGTGAATGTCGCTGAGCGTAATCAATACCGGCAGGAGTGGAATCAACCGATATTCTGGCCTTTAGGTGTGGCATTCATCATTCTATTGCTGGTGTTTTTGCCGCTGTTTGCGGCTTACCGCAGAAAAGAGCAGCAAATGGCTAAGAGGATGCGGGGATGATTGCCTATTTATTCAGACGCCTTGTTTACACGATTCCTATTTTACTGGGGATTAATCTGATTACCTTCGCGCTCTTTTTCATGGTCAATTCACCCGATGACATGGCCAGAATGCACCTTGGGCAAAAGCACATCAAGCAAGAGGCCATTCAGCAATGGAAAGCCCAGCACGGGTATGATTTGCCCCTATTTTACAATGAGCACCAGGACGGCATTAACCGCTTGACCGACACGCTCTTTTTTGAAAAATCCTTACGGCTTTTTTCTTTTGATTTTGGTGTATCCGATGAGGGCCGGGACATCAGTTACGACATATCGCATCGTATGTGGCCAAGCCTTGCCATTGCCTTGCCGGTTCTGTTGATTGGTATGCTGGTTGATATTGTGTTTGCCATGGCCATGGCCTTTTTCCGCTCCACCTACCTCGATATCAGCGGTGTGGTGCTTTGCATTATTCTTATGTCCATTTCGAGCCTTTTTTACATTATTGGCGGGCAGTATCTTTTTGGAAAACTGTTAAAATGGGTGCCGATTTCCGGTTATGACGGTGGGGTTGAAAGTATCAAATTCATTGCCTTGCCGGTGATTGTCGCGGTCATTGGGGGCCTGGGTGCTGGAGCGCGCTGGTATCGCACGTTGTTTTTGGAGGAAATGAATCGCGACTATGTTAAAACGGCCCGGGCTAAAGGCTTGTCGGAGATTCGCGTCTTGTTTCGCCACGTATTAAAAAATGCCATGCTGCCAATCCTCACGGGCGTGGTGGTGATAATCCCTTCGCTGTTTATGGGAAGCCTGGTGCTTGAATCGTTTTTCGGTGTGCCGGGATTGGGCAGTTATATCATTGATGCAATCCAGCAGCAGGATTTTGCCATCGTCAGGGCCATGGTGTTTTTAGGTTCGATTTTATACATTGTTGGTCTTATTCTGACTGATATTTCCTACACTTTGGTGGATCCGCGCGTGAGGTTAGGCTGATGATAACATTCTTATGGACTGATCAATGTTTTCTTGGCGTGTTGATGATTGGTTTACTACTTACGGTATACAGCCTGCGTCGAGAACACAACCGCCGTGCGTTTAAACAATTATTCAGGAAGCCTCTCTCAGTCAGCGCCGGTATTGTTTTAGGTTTTTTTCTGGTGATTGGCATCCTTGACTCCATTCACCTGAAGGACAAACCAGGCAGCGTGTCAAGCGACAACGCCAGGGCCAGTACGTTGTTAGAGCGGTTATTGTCACCCCTGGGGCAAACGTATGAAAAAACCTATTCTGCACCGCTCGCCTTGCATTTATACAGCACAGAAACCGTGCTGGTCGATGGGAAAGCACGGCAGATTTATCCGCGGCTGCAGTACCCGGGCTCTGCGATTCAAAACCAGCACGAAAAGGAACAATTCTTAACAGGCGTTTTGCTGAAAGCCGCCGGCACAGCCATGCTGATAAGCGCATTGGTCTGGGCTGTTTTTATCGGGCTTCGGTTTAAGTCAAGCGCGCGGCCATGGCTGCCTCGCGGCCGGCATGCCTTGCCGCTGTTAGTGTTCTTTGTCTGTCTGTTCGTGGCACTGGCCAGCTACTGGATTTCACGGCAGCTGCATTTGTTCGGTACTGGCAAAATTGGTCAGGATATATTTTATTACACCATTAAAAGCATACGCACCGGCTTGGTCATCGGGATACTGACGACCTTGTTTATGCTGCCTTTGGCGTTGCTGTTAGGCATTGCCGCGGGTTATTTTGGCGGGGTCATCGATGATGTGATTCAGTACATTTACACCACCTTAAGTTCCATTCCGGGCGTCTTGCTGATTACCGCTTCCGTGCTGTCGATGCAAACCTACATTGCCAATCATCCGGAGCGATTTGCCACACTGCATGAAAGTGCGGATGCCCGTTTATTTGCTCTGTGCCTTATCCTTGGGGTAACCAGCTGGACAAGCCTTTGCCGATTGTTACGGGCCGAGGCCATGAAACTGCGCGAAATTGATTATGTGATGGCTGCTCGTGCGCTGGGCAGCAGTTCCTTTCGTATTCTTCGCAAGCATCTGTTGCCCAATGTCATGCACATCGTAGTCATTACCCTGGTGCTTGATTTCAGTTTTCTTGTGCTGGCGGAGGCTGTTTTATCCTATGTGGGCGTCGGGGTGTCGCCGATGACCATCAGTTGGGGAAATATGATCAATGGTGCGCGCCTTGAATTGGCGCGTGAACCGGTGGTGTGGTGGCCGATGCTTGCTGCCTTTGTTTTTATGTTTACTCTGGTTTTGGCGAGCAATCTGTTTGCTGACGCGGTCCGGGATGCCTTTGATCCGCATCAGGCCCATTCCTGACAGGCCTGTACTGGAAAAGCGAATACCGTATATAATGGCTGGTTTTAATTTTTTTTAAGGTTCATTATGCTTCGTTTTTTTAAACCAAAGCCTGAAACGGTCATGACGTTGGCCAATTTAGGTCTGCAAAGCCTGGCTCTGGGTTATTTTGCCAGCCACTCGGCCAACACGACCAAAGCACCGGCTCACGCCAACACGCCAACTCAGCAAGAAAGTTTGCCTCAGCAGAGCAACCAACCTCGGTAACGGCAGTAGCCCTCCCTGGCCTGCACGGTTTGCTGTGCCTTATTTTGGCGTTGTGTGCGTTGGTGGCTGACTGCCCGTCTCCTCTATAGCGGGTGCGGTGGTCTTGGGTTCGTTTTTAATCTCCGGTGTAAAAAAGGACCCCGGTTGACTGACGCGGGAAGTAGGCTGACGCGGGAAAAGGTGGGTATTCATCACTTCCGCTACCCCATTGATCACCCCAAAGGCGATAACATTATAGAATCCCCCCATGCCGGCCCCGCGAACCAGTCGTCGTACACCGCCTTGTTGCCACAAATGCATGAACATCTCAGTCAGTGGCGGTGTTTTTAATGTACTCTTATTGACCTGCCGAATTTTTTCCTGGTAGACATTGTCCAACACGCTGGCGAATGGTGAGATGGCAAATCCGGAAATGACGGAGGTGGCTGCAGTATGAGCAAACACATGATCATTTTTAGGAATCAAAGGATTAATGAATTCGCTGACGGTGGTTGTCGCCCCGATGCAGGCTAAGGTGGTGACAAAATTGCGTCCGCCGCGAGTCAGCATGCCTTCTTTCGCAAACTGCAGTTTTTGACCCAAAGAGAGTTCGATTTTATCCCCTAACGCATCGAGAATTCGTTTATTGGCGTAATATTGGGTAAGAATCGTGTCAATTCCTCCTACAATGACCGTGGTGACCAGCATCTCGCCGTATTTTTTAAACGCCTTGTTCTCGTGTTCACCGATCATTTCCCCGACGTGATCATTCACTTTTTCCTTGTTGGCAATAACCATGTTTTTAAGTGCAGCCTGTTTTTGTGTGGTTAAGAAACCGGTAAACAATTTCGAAAAGAACTGGTGGTTTGCCATCATGGGCGCATAGCCCTGTGAGCGAAAGCGGGTCATCATCACGTCCATGGGATGCAGAATCGTGGCAACAGCGACGCTGGTGCCAAAAACGCGAATGACTCCCTCCACATAAGGGTTACGTAACAGCTCATGCTGAGTGAGCGGTAGGAATCGAAACGGGGATTTTTCATTCGTTGCGCCGTCTTTTTTTATCTGGTTACCCACATCGTTTTGATTGGTACTCATTATAAGCCTCCAGGTTATACGGCAATCCTTTGGCCTATTTGTGATAATTATGTTTCCGGTAAACATCATGGTAGTTTTGAATTCTTAATTTATCCTTAAGGAAAAAATCAAAATTGTGTAAATATTTTCGTTATTTACGGCAGAAACTGTAAAAAGAAGGCTTTTTCTTTATCAAAGGCAGATGTGCTAGAATGGCCTGCTTCCATTACACGAGGTTTCGCAATGAATAAATGGTTTACTGTACTACTGGCGCTGACGCTCTCCTTTGGAGTGGCCATCAATGACGCGGCAGCAAAACGCTTTGGTGGACGTTTTATGGGCATGGGCCGCTCTAAAACAGCTTTTTCCACCCTGTTTACTAAAAAGAGTACCCAGAACATAAAAAGCAAGGCAACCGGCACGAAACAACGCGGTTTTTTACGTGGTTTGCTCATTGGCGGTGTGTTAGCCAGCCTGTTCATGGGGCATGGCTTGCCCATCGCCCTGTTGTCCTGGATGATGATTGCCGGTTTGATTCTTTTCATGATGAATCGTTATCGACGTAAACAGCCAATACACCGCAGGTAGGGTCGCTCTCTTCTCCCAACATGGCGCAAGAGGGGACTGCGATAGCCAATCCTTCGTGCCGAGCTCGATTAGGGCAAGTTTTATTAACGCTTCACCGTTTAAGACTTGCCCTGCCTGAACGAGTTCGGTAGAGTTCCCTGATTCCGTTTAAAAAGAAAAACAAGCATGCAATCGCGATTCGTCCATCTGCGCGTCCATACCGAATTTTCCATGATTGATGGCCTGGTGCGTATAAAGCCTTTAATGAAAGCCGTGGTTGAGCGCGGTATGAACGCCGTAGCCGTGACGGACTACTGCAATCTGTTTGCGGCGGTGAAGGTTTTTACCACAGCCATCAGTCAGGGGATTAAACCCATTATTGGCAGCGATTTGCCCTGCCATGATCCGGAAAATCCCGAGCAATTGTTCTCATTACTTTTGCTGTGCCAGAATGAAACAGGTTATCGTAACCTGACCTGCCTGGTGTCTAAGGCTTATCAGGAAGGACAATACCAGGGGCAGCCGCGGGTACACTTGAAGTGGCTTAACGAATTTGCTGATGGCTTAATCGCCTTGTCGGGCGGACGTGCCGGTGCCATTGGGAAAGCCTTGTTGCTTGGTGATGAAGCGACAGCTGTTTCACTGGCAAAAGCCTATGCCGAATGCTTTCCTGATCGCTTTTACCTTGAGATCCAGCGCACGGGCCGGCCGGATGAAGTCTTATACAATGAACGCCTCGTCAAATTGGCCGAAGCACTGAACCTGCCATTGGTCGCCACCAATGACGTCCGTTTTTTAAACAAGGATGATTTCGAAGCCCACGAGGCGCGAGTGTGCATCCATGACGGGTTTACCTTAGCGGATCCAAGACGACGCCAGGAATACCACGCCGATCAATACCTGCGTTCGGCCGATGAAATGGCAGACCTTTTTAAAGACTTGCCCCAGGCCATTGAAAACACCGTGCTTATCAGCCAGCGTTGCACCGTGAAGCTTGAGCTTGGAAATAATTATCTCCCGTCCTTTCCAATTCCAACTGGCATGACCATTGAGGACTACCTGTCGCAATTGTCACGTCAGGGACTGGAGGAGCGTTTATTGCAGATTTTCAGGGGGCAACCGCCGGAGGTTCTCGCGGCTTCACGCACACCGTATGATCAACGCCTGGAAGTGGAACTGGATGTGATTAACCGCATGGGATTTCCCGGTTACTTTCTGATTGTGGCTGATTTTATCCAGTGGGCCAAGCAAAATGGGGTGCCCGTGGGGCCCGGACGTGGCTCAGGTGCCGGATCACTCGTGGCTTATGCTTTGAAAATTACCGACCTGGATCCTTTGCTGTATGAACTGCTGTTTGAGCGGTTTTTGAATCCTGAGCGGGTATCGATGCCGGATTTTGACATCGACTTCTGCATGGAAGGGCGTGATCGCGTCATTGAGTACGTTGCCCAGAAATACGGTCGGCAAAGCGTTTCGCAGATCATCACCTTTGGCACCATGGCGGCCAAAGCCGTGGTCAGGGATGTGGGGAGGGTCCTGGGGCATCCCTATGGTTTTGTTGATAAAATAGCCAAATTAATTCCCTTTGAAATCGGCATCACCTTAAGCAAGGCCCTTGAGGATGAAGAGGAACTCCACCGCCGTTATGAAGAGGAAGAAGACGTTAAGGAACTGATTGATCTGGCCTTAAAGCTCGAGGGCATTACCCGTAATGCCGGTAAACATGCCGGGGGAGTGGTCATCGCTCCCTCAAAGCTGACCGATTTTACCGCCATTTACTGCGAGCAGGGGTCAACGCAGATTGTTAGTCAGTTTGACAAGGATGACGTGGAGGCGGTGGGGTTGGTCAAGTTTGACTTCCTCGGCCTTCGCACCCTCACCATCATTGACTGGGCCCTTGCCACTGTCAATCATCAATACCAGCGCGAGGGCAAAACGGCGGTGGACATTGCCTTAATCCCCACAGACGATGCCAAAACCTTTGATTTATTAAAAGCCTGCCAGACCACTGCAGTCTTCCAGTTAGAATCCCGCGGCATGAAAGAGCTGATTCATCGCTTGCAACCAGACTGTTTTGAAGACATCATCGCACTCGTGGCGTTGTTTCGCCCCGGCCCCCTGCAATCGGGAATGGTGGATGATTTTATCGATCGCAAACATGGTCGTGCCAAAGTCGAATACCCGCATCCCGATTTGGAAGCCATCCTGAAACCGACCTATGGGGTAATCCTCTACCAGGAACAGGTCATGCAAATTGCACAGGTTTTGGCCAATTATACCTTGGGTGGCGCGGATCTTCTGCGTCGGGCCATGGGCAAGAAAAAACCGGAAGAAATGGCAAAGCAGCGGGCTATTTTTATTGAAGGCGCAACCGGCCGCGGCGTGAATGAAGACACGGCGGCTCA
This Legionella sp. MW5194 DNA region includes the following protein-coding sequences:
- the ligA gene encoding NAD-dependent DNA ligase LigA, with translation MTETVKTQDEIVQTLDALRKKIRQYDYHYYVLDNPLVPDSEYDRCFKNLQQLEKQYPQLVTPDSPTQRIGGHAAVAFEPVAHRVPMLSLGNVFSDDELRAFFKRIADRLACDPAGLVFTCELKLDGLAVNLTYEHGLLVSAATRGDGAVGENITNNIKTIAAVPLKLQSPNPPALVEIRGEVYMPKAGFEAMNDKARQAGEKTFANPRNAAAGSLRQLNAAITASRPLAIYCYGIGECQGASLPDTHFEQLQWLKTMGFRVSPESQRVIGIDGCLDYYHAMARRREALPYEIDGVVYKLDSIPLQKKLGFVARAPRFACAHKYPAQEEMTQLIAVDFQVGRTGALTPVARLQPVTVSGVTVSNATLHNMDEIKRKDIHLGDTVIIRRAGDVIPEVVSVVMEKRPGDLKPIELPAHCPVCGADVVREEGEAVARCTGGLFCGAQLKRMIWHFASRRAMGIDGLGRVIIDQLVEEKLILDVGDLYTLDVMQVAALPRMGLKSAENLVQSLEKSKTTTFRRFLYALGIREVGEVSAQVLADEFQSIDNLKAATMEQLLVLKDIGPVVAHHVVQFFAQAHNVLVIDKLLAAGIHWPIASPKTVDNSHPFFGKTVVLTGTLSSMGREDAKARLHAVGAKVTGSVSAKTDFVIAGVEAGSKLDKAMDLGVTVLNEQEFLDRLS
- a CDS encoding ABC transporter substrate-binding protein, translating into MNILRKSSLLLSCIFLLLTPSAWCFVLNDPYPDNESQEKVYYSSFAEQPKTLDPARSYSSNEYQFIGQIYEPPLKYDYLKRPYELIPRSAAAMPVVRYLDKDHNPLPGADASKTAYSVYTIQIKPGIFYQPHPALAKDKSGQPLYLDLPADYLEENDISKLSDFPKTGTRELIADDFIYEIKRLASPAVSSSIYGLMSEHIVGFKAFAASLPPVKRGVFLDLRKYPLEGVKKIDDYTFEITLKGQYPQFLFWLAMPFFSPIPWEADQFYSQPDMDDKNLTFDWYPIGTGPFMLIENNPNRQMVLQKNPHYSQEIFSGEGSEEDRQAGYLNHLGQPLPLIDKAIYTLEKETIPRWNKFLQGYYDLSGISADSFDQAIQIGDSGEPSLTESMKEKRIRLTQTIDPTIYYLGFNMLDPVVGGSGERARKLRLAISIAVNFDENIAIFFNGRGQAAQGPIPPGIFGYREGKEGINPYVYTWDGKAPQRRTIEEARALMRQAGYPDGINPETGRHLILHYDVPVAGGPDDKAVLDWMIKQFAKIGIDLNIRGTQYNRFQEKMRDGNAQIFSWGWNADYPDPENFLFMLYGQNGKVKYGGENAANYENKEYDRLFDEMKNRPSDDERMKLIDRMVDIVRHDAPWAFGINSETMTLSHQWISPTKPGAFNVDLLKYLSVNVAERNQYRQEWNQPIFWPLGVAFIILLLVFLPLFAAYRRKEQQMAKRMRG
- a CDS encoding ABC transporter permease, producing the protein MIAYLFRRLVYTIPILLGINLITFALFFMVNSPDDMARMHLGQKHIKQEAIQQWKAQHGYDLPLFYNEHQDGINRLTDTLFFEKSLRLFSFDFGVSDEGRDISYDISHRMWPSLAIALPVLLIGMLVDIVFAMAMAFFRSTYLDISGVVLCIILMSISSLFYIIGGQYLFGKLLKWVPISGYDGGVESIKFIALPVIVAVIGGLGAGARWYRTLFLEEMNRDYVKTARAKGLSEIRVLFRHVLKNAMLPILTGVVVIIPSLFMGSLVLESFFGVPGLGSYIIDAIQQQDFAIVRAMVFLGSILYIVGLILTDISYTLVDPRVRLG
- a CDS encoding ABC transporter permease, whose translation is MITFLWTDQCFLGVLMIGLLLTVYSLRREHNRRAFKQLFRKPLSVSAGIVLGFFLVIGILDSIHLKDKPGSVSSDNARASTLLERLLSPLGQTYEKTYSAPLALHLYSTETVLVDGKARQIYPRLQYPGSAIQNQHEKEQFLTGVLLKAAGTAMLISALVWAVFIGLRFKSSARPWLPRGRHALPLLVFFVCLFVALASYWISRQLHLFGTGKIGQDIFYYTIKSIRTGLVIGILTTLFMLPLALLLGIAAGYFGGVIDDVIQYIYTTLSSIPGVLLITASVLSMQTYIANHPERFATLHESADARLFALCLILGVTSWTSLCRLLRAEAMKLREIDYVMAARALGSSSFRILRKHLLPNVMHIVVITLVLDFSFLVLAEAVLSYVGVGVSPMTISWGNMINGARLELAREPVVWWPMLAAFVFMFTLVLASNLFADAVRDAFDPHQAHS
- the dnaE gene encoding DNA polymerase III subunit alpha — translated: MQSRFVHLRVHTEFSMIDGLVRIKPLMKAVVERGMNAVAVTDYCNLFAAVKVFTTAISQGIKPIIGSDLPCHDPENPEQLFSLLLLCQNETGYRNLTCLVSKAYQEGQYQGQPRVHLKWLNEFADGLIALSGGRAGAIGKALLLGDEATAVSLAKAYAECFPDRFYLEIQRTGRPDEVLYNERLVKLAEALNLPLVATNDVRFLNKDDFEAHEARVCIHDGFTLADPRRRQEYHADQYLRSADEMADLFKDLPQAIENTVLISQRCTVKLELGNNYLPSFPIPTGMTIEDYLSQLSRQGLEERLLQIFRGQPPEVLAASRTPYDQRLEVELDVINRMGFPGYFLIVADFIQWAKQNGVPVGPGRGSGAGSLVAYALKITDLDPLLYELLFERFLNPERVSMPDFDIDFCMEGRDRVIEYVAQKYGRQSVSQIITFGTMAAKAVVRDVGRVLGHPYGFVDKIAKLIPFEIGITLSKALEDEEELHRRYEEEEDVKELIDLALKLEGITRNAGKHAGGVVIAPSKLTDFTAIYCEQGSTQIVSQFDKDDVEAVGLVKFDFLGLRTLTIIDWALATVNHQYQREGKTAVDIALIPTDDAKTFDLLKACQTTAVFQLESRGMKELIHRLQPDCFEDIIALVALFRPGPLQSGMVDDFIDRKHGRAKVEYPHPDLEAILKPTYGVILYQEQVMQIAQVLANYTLGGADLLRRAMGKKKPEEMAKQRAIFIEGATGRGVNEDTAAHIFDLMEKFAGYGFNKSHSAAYALVAYQTAWLKAHYPAAFMAAVMSSDMDNTDKVVTFIDECAQMHLKVLPPSINQSSYPFTVTDDQYILFGLGAIKGVGESAITIIVEERKQGGLYTGLFNFCQRLDLRKVNRRVLEALIKSGALDDFGVERAVLFASLEKALKVAEKKQQNQNSGQTDLFSLMDNDEVEEDYVQFNPWAELTRLEGEKETLGFYLTGHPVDQYAREFKGVITPLVQLNPSTSKKAWICGLVTGIRRILTKRGKKLTILALEDALKKLDVVVFSEVYEALSSEVQSGQMVVIEGEISHDDYSGGVKMTANQVLSIDEARTRFARSLMVSITPDDKPLVPTLQSLLKANQGHCSVQIQYRNSQATATLCLAAEWQARPSDALLKSLSDLLGENKVWMNY